A window from Bubalus kerabau isolate K-KA32 ecotype Philippines breed swamp buffalo chromosome 5, PCC_UOA_SB_1v2, whole genome shotgun sequence encodes these proteins:
- the TEDDM1 gene encoding transmembrane epididymal protein 1, with the protein MGTFIGHVYPGLFLLAYGLYRAVVVSKAVIFSNSFLDPSLLPKNKGRWARLWKMSHRGLLKMLAGFGLMAYEISCVERGLTLMNRDLPPRFMYAKQWQHLTMFILLTLNGCIDIMSKNLLPQRCVPLEKGILVLTFYVLLLLLVSHVQDSVGVEMHVHSLLILVVLLLMLVFTAKLWAPDTFQLAVIETFLFQMMGSWLVQAGFILYKPVSGYPWEDDNISDIMFVTTFFCWHVMINALCLLGIYGVSSFWHRCYHPSWKLTGSREAPGYIYSRRPLYQLLQEVEQSEKDDQALLSKSSPWDRA; encoded by the coding sequence ATGGGAACCTTTATCGGTCACGTGTATCCAGGGTTGTTCCTACTCGCATATGGACTGTATCGAGCAGTAGTGGTCTCCAAAGCTGTGATATTCAGCAACTCTTTCTTGGATCCTTCTTTGCTTCCCAAGAATAAGGGGAGATGGGCCAGGCTGTGGAAAATGTCCCACAGAGGTTTGCTGAAGATGCTGGCTGGCTTTGGCTTGATGGCGTATGAGATCAGCTGTGTTGAGAGAGGATTGACACTGATGAACAGGGACCTGCCACCAAGATTCATGTATGCCAAACAGTGGCAGCACCTCACCATGTTCATCCTCCTCACCCTCAACGGCTGTATAGACATCATGAGCAAAAACTTGCTGCCCCAACGCTGTGTGCCCCTAGAGAAAGGGATCTTGGTGCTGACCTTTTATGTGCTCCTGCTGCTGTTGGTGTCGCATGTCCAGGACTCCGTCGGGGTGGAGATGCATGTTCACTCTCTGCTCATCTTGGTGGTGTTGCTGCTGATGCTGGTGTTCACCGCCAAGCTGTGGGCTCCTGACACATTTCAACTCGCTGTGATCGAGACCTTTCTGTTTCAGATGATGGGTTCCTGGCTGGTACAGGCGGGCTTCATTCTGTACAAACCAGTCTCTGGCTACCCGTGGGAGGATGATAACATTAGTGACATCATGTTTGTTACCACCTTCTTCTGCTGGCATGTGATGATCAACGCTTTGTGCCTGCTGGGAATCTATGGAGTGTCTTCCTTTTGGCATCGTTGCTACCATCCTAGCTGGAAGCTGACAGGGTCCAGAGAAGCTCCAGGTTACATATACTCCAGGAGACCCCTCTACCAATTGCTACAGGAAGTGGAGCAGTCAGAGAAAGATGACCAGGCTCTGCTTTCAAAGAGTTCACCCTGGGACAGGGCCTAG